The following proteins are co-located in the Mesorhizobium sp. M1E.F.Ca.ET.045.02.1.1 genome:
- a CDS encoding substrate-binding domain-containing protein: MKMIRACLVAAATAAVALTVHGAGAQDKMKFGYINKMGDHPWFVREVKGAKDKAAELGVDLLVQDVQFDANLAVTTFDTYVGDGVKGIAVVVPDRSLGPVVADKAKAAKIGLIAVDDDIAFADGTPVAYVGMNALNIGKQVGGEIARIAKAEGWDKDLSKVRVGSIEDQKADTCMRRNKGAEEALVAAIPEIKSRIVSIPYDNTMVNSIDVVSTTLTANPDAEKWIFFSCNDDGVLGGVRATENAGMKPENVIGIGIDGSRSCEAFGAGKPSGFRGTMWLDSAKHGAAAIQALYDQANGKEMQKDYFQDATLISGENFAKFKDTLGCKS; encoded by the coding sequence ATGAAAATGATCAGGGCATGCCTGGTTGCGGCCGCGACCGCTGCCGTCGCGCTGACGGTCCACGGCGCCGGCGCGCAGGACAAGATGAAGTTCGGCTACATCAACAAGATGGGCGACCATCCCTGGTTCGTGCGCGAGGTGAAAGGCGCCAAGGACAAAGCCGCCGAGCTCGGCGTCGACCTGCTTGTCCAGGACGTCCAGTTCGACGCTAACCTCGCCGTCACCACCTTCGACACTTACGTCGGCGACGGCGTCAAGGGCATCGCCGTGGTGGTGCCGGATCGCTCGCTCGGCCCGGTCGTCGCCGACAAGGCGAAGGCCGCCAAGATCGGCCTGATCGCAGTCGACGACGACATCGCCTTCGCCGACGGCACGCCGGTCGCCTATGTCGGCATGAACGCGCTCAACATCGGCAAGCAGGTCGGCGGCGAGATCGCCCGCATCGCCAAGGCCGAAGGTTGGGACAAGGACCTTTCCAAAGTGCGTGTCGGCTCGATCGAGGACCAGAAGGCCGACACCTGCATGCGCCGCAACAAGGGCGCCGAGGAGGCACTGGTGGCGGCGATCCCGGAGATCAAGTCGCGCATCGTCTCGATCCCCTACGACAACACTATGGTCAACTCGATCGACGTGGTGTCGACGACGCTGACGGCCAATCCCGACGCCGAGAAGTGGATCTTCTTCTCCTGCAACGACGACGGCGTGCTCGGCGGCGTGCGCGCCACCGAGAATGCCGGCATGAAGCCTGAAAATGTCATCGGCATCGGCATCGACGGTTCCCGTTCCTGCGAGGCCTTCGGCGCCGGCAAGCCCTCGGGCTTCCGCGGCACGATGTGGCTGGACAGCGCCAAGCATGGCGCGGCCGCCATCCAGGCGCTTTACGACCAGGCCAACGGCAAAGAGATGCAGAAGGACTATTTCCAGGACGCCACCCTGATCAGCGGCGAGAACTTCGCCAAGTTCAAGGATACGCTCGGATGCAAGTCCTAG
- a CDS encoding HlyD family efflux transporter periplasmic adaptor subunit, translating to MKGARRWLPPIILIALAAAGYYAWQRSEDGALPQGIASGNGRIEAVEIDVSTKAAGRIKEILVGEGDLVKAGQVLARMDTVQLEAQRRQAEAQLQRATIGVETAGSLVTQREAEKTAAAAVVAQREAELDAAERTLARSQQLAVNNTVSQQVLDNDRAAEQSAKAAVAAAQAQLAASEAAINAARAQVVDAKAAVDAAQAAIESIAADIDDATLESPRDGRVQFRVAEPGEVLAGGGRVLNLVDLGDVYMTFFLSTAQAGRVAIGSEVRLVLDAAPQYIIPAKVTFVADVAQFTPKTVETEEERLKLMFRVKAHISPELLRKYIQQVKTGLPGVAYVQLDPQAQWPAGVQGKLVQ from the coding sequence ATGAAGGGCGCTCGGCGGTGGCTGCCTCCCATTATTCTGATCGCCCTCGCGGCAGCCGGCTACTACGCATGGCAGCGGTCCGAGGACGGGGCGTTGCCGCAAGGCATCGCCAGCGGCAACGGCCGCATCGAGGCGGTTGAAATCGACGTCTCGACGAAGGCCGCGGGGCGGATCAAGGAGATCCTGGTCGGCGAAGGCGATTTGGTCAAAGCCGGCCAAGTGCTTGCCCGCATGGATACCGTGCAGCTCGAGGCGCAGCGCCGCCAAGCCGAGGCGCAGCTTCAGCGCGCCACCATCGGGGTCGAGACCGCCGGCAGCCTGGTGACGCAACGCGAAGCCGAAAAGACGGCAGCGGCCGCTGTCGTCGCGCAGCGCGAAGCCGAGCTCGACGCCGCCGAGCGGACCCTGGCGCGCTCTCAGCAGCTCGCGGTCAACAACACCGTCTCCCAGCAAGTCCTGGACAACGACCGTGCCGCCGAACAGAGCGCGAAGGCCGCCGTTGCCGCGGCGCAGGCCCAGCTCGCCGCCAGCGAGGCGGCAATCAACGCGGCGCGGGCACAGGTGGTCGATGCCAAGGCCGCGGTCGACGCCGCGCAGGCCGCGATCGAAAGCATTGCCGCCGATATCGACGACGCCACGCTGGAATCGCCGCGCGACGGACGCGTCCAATTCCGGGTAGCGGAACCCGGCGAGGTGCTCGCTGGCGGCGGACGCGTGCTCAACCTCGTCGACCTTGGCGATGTCTACATGACCTTCTTCCTGTCGACCGCGCAGGCTGGACGCGTCGCGATCGGCTCTGAGGTGCGCCTCGTGCTCGATGCGGCGCCGCAATACATCATCCCCGCCAAGGTAACCTTCGTCGCGGACGTCGCGCAGTTCACGCCCAAGACTGTCGAGACGGAGGAAGAGCGCCTGAAACTCATGTTCCGGGTCAAGGCGCACATCTCACCGGAGCTGCTTCGCAAATATATCCAGCAGGTCAAGACCGGGCTGCCCGGCGTGGCCTATGTGCAGCTCGATCCGCAGGCGCAATGGCCGGCCGGCGTCCAAGGAAAGCTTGTGCAATGA
- a CDS encoding sugar ABC transporter ATP-binding protein: MTAPVVSVEGVSKRFGAVQALRDVSVAFNAGEITALIGENGAGKSTLMRVLEGEHRPDSGRVLVDGHPVQLTSPRAAHGSGIRVIHQEPEIIPELTVAENIFIGDIKARGGLFLDRADLERRSLELLGTFGVVDVLSPGQRCHGLSPALRQLIEIMRALRPGARLLAFDEPTSSLTEDEAQRLFRVIRRLRADGVAVIYISHRLREIIELADRCVVMRDGSRVADEPIAALDEQRMVRLMVGRPVSDLFNRKERTLGPVRLALEDVTTRRVQGIGFEVRAGEIVGLGGLVGAGRTEVARAIVGLDPLLSGQMTVGGRPYKPREPADAVAVGIGLVPEDRKQEALLLMQAVRDNVSLVVPDKVSRYGFFSRRRERALVARHVAELRVKTPSIEQAVGKLSGGNQQKVVFARWQARGPAVLILDEPTRGIDVGAKAEIYRLIENLADQGLAILLISSEMPELLGLADRVLVMQSGRISGELPWQEASEEAVLALAMRSGKETIERRVS, encoded by the coding sequence ATGACCGCGCCCGTCGTTTCCGTCGAAGGCGTCAGCAAGCGCTTCGGCGCCGTGCAGGCGCTGCGCGACGTGTCGGTCGCCTTCAACGCCGGCGAGATCACCGCCCTGATCGGCGAGAACGGCGCCGGCAAATCCACGCTGATGCGCGTGCTGGAGGGCGAGCATCGCCCAGATAGCGGCCGCGTTCTGGTCGACGGTCATCCGGTCCAGCTCACCTCGCCGCGCGCGGCGCATGGCTCTGGCATCCGGGTCATCCACCAGGAGCCGGAGATCATCCCGGAGCTGACGGTGGCGGAGAACATCTTCATCGGCGACATCAAGGCGCGTGGAGGGCTGTTCCTCGATCGCGCGGACCTCGAGCGACGCAGCCTCGAGCTGCTCGGCACCTTCGGCGTGGTCGACGTGCTTTCGCCCGGGCAGCGCTGCCATGGCCTGAGCCCGGCGCTCAGGCAGCTGATCGAGATCATGCGCGCGCTGCGACCGGGCGCGCGGCTGCTCGCCTTCGACGAGCCGACCTCGTCCTTGACGGAGGACGAAGCGCAGCGGCTGTTCCGCGTCATCCGGCGCCTCAGGGCCGATGGCGTCGCCGTGATCTACATTTCGCACCGGCTGCGCGAGATCATCGAGCTTGCCGACCGCTGCGTGGTGATGCGCGACGGCAGCCGCGTCGCCGACGAGCCGATCGCGGCGCTCGACGAGCAGCGCATGGTACGGCTGATGGTCGGCCGTCCGGTGAGCGACCTGTTCAACCGAAAGGAGCGCACGCTGGGACCTGTCCGGCTGGCGCTGGAAGATGTCACGACACGTCGCGTCCAGGGGATCGGCTTCGAGGTGAGGGCCGGCGAGATCGTCGGGCTGGGCGGACTGGTCGGCGCCGGACGGACGGAAGTTGCGCGCGCCATCGTCGGCCTCGATCCGCTGCTGTCGGGACAGATGACGGTCGGCGGCCGGCCTTACAAGCCGCGCGAACCAGCGGATGCCGTCGCGGTCGGAATTGGGCTGGTGCCGGAGGACCGAAAGCAGGAAGCGCTGCTTCTCATGCAGGCGGTGCGCGACAATGTCAGCCTCGTGGTGCCCGACAAGGTGTCGCGCTACGGCTTCTTCAGTCGCAGGCGCGAGCGCGCGCTGGTCGCCCGCCACGTCGCCGAGCTCAGGGTCAAGACACCGTCGATCGAACAGGCGGTCGGCAAGCTTTCCGGCGGCAATCAGCAGAAGGTCGTCTTCGCGCGCTGGCAAGCGCGGGGGCCGGCCGTGCTCATCCTCGACGAGCCGACGCGCGGCATCGATGTCGGCGCCAAGGCGGAGATCTACAGGCTCATCGAAAACCTGGCCGACCAGGGCCTCGCCATCCTGCTCATCTCCTCCGAGATGCCGGAGCTGCTCGGGCTCGCGGACCGCGTGCTGGTGATGCAAAGCGGGCGCATCAGCGGTGAGCTCCCGTGGCAAGAGGCGAGCGAGGAGGCCGTGCTGGCGCTGGCCATGCGCTCGGGCAAAGAGACAATCGAAAGGAGGGTATCGTGA
- a CDS encoding ABC transporter permease codes for MRIANIYNLGIKELRGLVRDPMMLVLIVYAFTAAIYTASKAMPETLNHAPIAIVDEDQSPVSSRIVTAFYPPYFTAPLLISQPEMDSRMDSGTDTFALDIPPNFQRDLLAGRSPTVQLNIDATRMSQAFTGGGYIQSIVSGEVDEFLNHYRSKASLPVNLDLRARFNPELNKGWFGAVTDAISSITMLSIVLTGAALIREREHGTIEHLLVMPVTPFEIMTSKIWSMSIVVLLASGLALVFVIQGLLSVPINGSIALFMVGAALDIIAMTCLGIFLATVAGSMPQFGLLLMMVLLPLQVLSGGVTPRESMPLAIQAIMFAAPNTHFVMLAQAVLFRGAGLDVVWPQLAALLIIGILLFAFSLCRFRQFLK; via the coding sequence ATGCGCATCGCCAACATATACAACCTCGGCATAAAGGAACTGCGCGGCCTTGTGCGGGACCCGATGATGCTTGTGCTGATCGTCTATGCCTTCACCGCCGCCATCTACACCGCTTCCAAGGCGATGCCGGAGACGCTCAATCACGCTCCGATCGCCATCGTCGACGAGGATCAGTCGCCGGTTTCATCGCGTATCGTCACGGCATTTTATCCGCCTTACTTCACCGCGCCGCTGCTTATCTCCCAGCCCGAGATGGACAGCCGCATGGATTCGGGCACGGATACTTTCGCGCTGGACATTCCGCCGAACTTCCAGCGCGATCTCCTTGCCGGCCGCTCGCCAACGGTTCAGCTCAACATCGACGCCACCCGTATGTCGCAGGCCTTTACCGGCGGAGGTTATATCCAGTCGATTGTTTCCGGAGAGGTGGACGAGTTCCTGAACCACTACCGCTCCAAGGCTTCCCTGCCGGTCAACCTCGACCTGCGGGCGCGCTTCAACCCCGAACTCAACAAGGGCTGGTTCGGTGCCGTCACCGATGCGATCTCCTCCATCACGATGCTTTCGATCGTGCTCACCGGTGCGGCGCTGATACGCGAGCGCGAGCACGGGACGATCGAGCATCTCCTGGTGATGCCGGTTACCCCGTTCGAAATCATGACAAGCAAAATCTGGTCGATGAGCATCGTTGTCCTCCTAGCGTCCGGCCTTGCGCTCGTCTTCGTCATCCAGGGACTGCTGTCGGTCCCGATCAACGGATCGATCGCGCTCTTCATGGTGGGCGCGGCCCTCGACATAATCGCCATGACCTGCCTGGGGATATTCCTAGCCACCGTCGCCGGCTCCATGCCGCAATTCGGCTTGCTGCTGATGATGGTGCTCCTGCCCTTGCAAGTGCTGTCCGGCGGCGTGACTCCGCGCGAGAGCATGCCGCTCGCTATCCAGGCCATCATGTTCGCCGCGCCCAACACGCATTTCGTCATGCTGGCCCAGGCGGTCCTTTTCCGCGGCGCGGGCCTCGATGTCGTCTGGCCGCAGCTTGCGGCGCTGTTGATCATCGGCATACTGCTGTTTGCGTTCTCACTCTGCCGCTTCCGTCAGTTCCTGAAATAG
- a CDS encoding SDR family oxidoreductase — protein sequence MAGRLQDKVAIITGAGRGIGEATARAMAAEGAAIVVAEKDAASGKSVAASLIESGARALFVETDVADSGSCEAMAERTLGAFGRIDVLVANAGINVFHEPLETTEAEWRRCFAVDLDGVWYSTRAVLPTMRGQKQGAVVAIASCHSFAIIPSTFPYPVAKHGLLGLVRSLGIQYAAEGIRVNAIAPGYIETQIAVDYWNTFPDPQAERQRTYDLHPPRRIGRPEEVAMTAVFLGSDEAPFINAACIVIDGGRSVLYHE from the coding sequence ATGGCCGGGCGTCTCCAAGATAAGGTGGCGATCATCACCGGCGCGGGCCGCGGCATCGGCGAGGCGACGGCGCGCGCCATGGCGGCGGAAGGCGCGGCGATCGTCGTGGCGGAAAAGGATGCGGCCAGCGGAAAGAGCGTTGCCGCTTCTCTGATCGAAAGCGGGGCACGGGCGCTCTTCGTCGAGACAGACGTCGCCGACAGCGGATCCTGCGAGGCGATGGCCGAGCGGACGCTCGGCGCTTTTGGCCGGATCGACGTGCTGGTCGCCAATGCCGGCATCAACGTATTCCACGAGCCTCTGGAAACCACCGAGGCGGAATGGCGGCGCTGCTTTGCCGTCGATCTCGACGGCGTCTGGTATTCGACACGCGCGGTGTTGCCGACGATGCGCGGTCAGAAGCAGGGCGCGGTCGTCGCCATCGCGTCCTGCCATTCCTTCGCGATCATCCCGTCGACCTTTCCCTATCCGGTCGCCAAGCACGGGCTGCTCGGCCTGGTGCGGTCGCTCGGCATCCAATACGCGGCCGAAGGGATCCGCGTGAACGCGATCGCGCCGGGCTATATCGAGACGCAGATCGCGGTCGATTACTGGAACACCTTTCCCGATCCGCAAGCCGAGCGCCAGCGCACCTACGACCTGCACCCGCCGCGCCGCATCGGTCGGCCGGAGGAGGTGGCTATGACCGCCGTCTTCCTCGGCTCCGACGAGGCGCCGTTCATCAACGCGGCCTGCATCGTCATCGATGGCGGGCGCTCGGTTCTCTACCACGAATGA
- the rbbA gene encoding ribosome-associated ATPase/putative transporter RbbA — protein sequence MNALADSAAAFSSGQVARLENVGQVFGKVRALDAITLDFPAGCMVGLIGPDGVGKSSLLSLIAGARTIQQGHIEVLGGDMADLRHRQSVYPRIAYMPQGLGKNLYPTLSVFDNIDFFGRLFGHDRQERERRIGELLRRTGLAPFADRQAGKLSGGMKQKLGLCCALIHDPDLLILDEPTTGVDPLSRRQFWELIGEIRKSRDGMSVIIATAYMEEASRFDWLVAMDGGRVLASGTPSDLLERTGTPDLDAAFIALLPPEKRDGHEAVVIPPRPAGADGVSAIEAEHLTMRFGDFTAVDDVSFRIGRGEIFGFLGSNGCGKTTTMKMLTGLLEPSEGKARLFGREIDPRDIEVRRRVGYMSQGFSLYSELTVRQNLDLHARLFGMADAAIPSRVEEVARQFGLADNVDTLPEALPLGIRQRLSLAVAMIHSPEILILDEPTSGVDPVARDGFWRILADLSRKGNVTIFVSTHFMNEAERCDRISLMHAGKVLISDTPGGIVGSRSAATLEEAFVGYLEEATGPEQPGGSAAETAPLTESTPHSRPKKSRADRFFDLRRMFAYTRREALELVRDPIRATLATIGSLILMFVVGYGINMDVENLSFAVLDRDDTTISRDYTLQIAGSRYFTEKTPIADYADLDRRMENGELSLAIEIPPGFGRDLARGRQVTIGAWIDGAMPARAETVLGYVSGMHAGWLTQKARELYGDAATASAFQLDIRYRYNPDVRSLDAIVPAVIPMLLLLIPAMLAVLSVVREKELGSIINFYVTPVTRLEFLVGKQIPYVVLAMLNFVLLTIFAAFIFGVPLTGSLPAFAAAALLYVMATTAMGLFLSTFMRSQIAAIFGTALLTMIPATQYSGMIDPVSSLQGAGALIGRIYPTTYFVTISRGVFSKALSFADLSGSFVPLLVAIPVLLGLGAAFLRKQAR from the coding sequence ATGAATGCTCTGGCTGACAGCGCCGCAGCCTTCTCGTCAGGGCAGGTCGCGCGGCTGGAGAATGTCGGCCAGGTCTTTGGAAAAGTCAGGGCTCTCGATGCCATAACGCTCGACTTCCCCGCCGGCTGCATGGTCGGCCTGATCGGGCCGGACGGCGTCGGCAAATCCAGCCTGCTTTCCCTGATCGCCGGAGCGCGGACGATACAGCAGGGGCATATCGAGGTGCTGGGCGGCGACATGGCCGACCTCCGCCACCGGCAGAGCGTCTACCCCAGGATCGCCTATATGCCGCAAGGTCTCGGCAAGAACCTCTATCCGACGCTGTCGGTCTTCGACAACATCGATTTCTTCGGCCGCCTTTTCGGACACGACCGGCAGGAGCGGGAGCGCCGCATCGGCGAGCTTCTGAGGCGCACCGGGCTTGCGCCTTTCGCCGATCGCCAGGCCGGCAAGCTTTCGGGCGGCATGAAGCAGAAGCTCGGCCTCTGCTGCGCCCTCATCCACGATCCGGACCTCTTGATCCTGGACGAGCCGACCACCGGCGTCGACCCGTTGTCGCGCCGCCAGTTCTGGGAACTGATCGGCGAGATTCGCAAGAGCCGCGACGGCATGAGCGTCATCATCGCGACGGCTTATATGGAGGAGGCATCCCGCTTCGACTGGCTGGTGGCCATGGATGGAGGCCGGGTGCTCGCGTCCGGAACCCCGTCCGACCTGCTCGAAAGGACGGGCACACCCGATCTCGACGCGGCTTTCATCGCCCTGCTCCCTCCGGAGAAACGCGACGGACATGAGGCTGTCGTGATCCCTCCGCGGCCCGCCGGTGCCGACGGTGTATCCGCCATCGAGGCTGAACATCTTACCATGCGCTTCGGCGATTTCACCGCTGTCGACGACGTGAGCTTCCGCATCGGCCGAGGCGAAATCTTCGGCTTCCTGGGCTCGAATGGCTGCGGCAAGACGACCACCATGAAGATGCTGACCGGGCTGCTCGAGCCGAGCGAGGGCAAGGCACGGCTGTTCGGACGCGAGATCGACCCGCGCGACATCGAAGTGCGGCGGCGTGTCGGCTACATGTCTCAGGGATTCTCCCTCTACTCGGAACTGACGGTTCGGCAAAACCTCGATCTGCATGCCCGCCTCTTCGGCATGGCCGACGCCGCGATCCCATCCCGCGTCGAGGAGGTCGCGCGGCAGTTCGGTCTGGCCGACAATGTCGACACGCTGCCCGAAGCGCTGCCGCTCGGCATCCGCCAGCGGCTGTCGCTGGCGGTGGCGATGATCCATTCTCCGGAGATACTGATCCTCGACGAGCCGACCTCCGGCGTCGATCCGGTGGCCCGCGACGGGTTCTGGCGGATCCTTGCCGACCTCTCCCGCAAGGGGAACGTGACGATCTTCGTCTCCACGCATTTCATGAATGAGGCGGAGCGCTGCGATCGCATCTCGCTCATGCACGCCGGCAAGGTCCTGATCAGCGACACGCCAGGAGGCATTGTCGGGAGCCGCTCGGCGGCAACGCTGGAAGAAGCCTTTGTCGGATATCTGGAGGAGGCGACAGGGCCCGAGCAACCCGGGGGCTCAGCCGCTGAAACAGCCCCGCTCACCGAAAGCACGCCGCACAGCCGCCCCAAAAAGAGCCGCGCCGACCGTTTCTTCGATCTGCGCCGCATGTTCGCCTACACCCGGCGCGAAGCGCTCGAACTCGTACGCGATCCGATCCGTGCCACGCTGGCTACCATCGGCAGCCTCATCCTGATGTTCGTCGTGGGCTACGGCATCAACATGGACGTCGAGAATCTCTCCTTCGCAGTCCTCGATCGCGACGACACGACGATCAGCCGGGATTATACGCTGCAGATCGCCGGCTCTCGCTATTTCACCGAGAAGACACCCATCGCCGACTATGCCGATCTCGACCGGCGCATGGAGAACGGGGAACTCAGCCTCGCCATCGAAATCCCACCCGGCTTCGGGCGCGATCTTGCGCGCGGCCGCCAGGTCACGATCGGCGCCTGGATCGACGGAGCCATGCCCGCGCGTGCCGAGACCGTTCTGGGCTACGTCTCGGGAATGCATGCCGGCTGGCTTACGCAGAAGGCGCGCGAGCTCTACGGCGACGCCGCCACGGCCAGCGCCTTCCAGCTCGATATCCGCTACCGCTACAACCCCGACGTCCGCAGCCTCGACGCCATCGTTCCGGCCGTTATCCCGATGCTTCTCCTGCTGATCCCGGCGATGCTGGCCGTGCTGAGCGTGGTGCGGGAGAAAGAACTCGGCTCCATCATCAATTTCTACGTCACGCCGGTCACCCGGCTCGAGTTCCTGGTCGGCAAGCAAATCCCCTATGTCGTCCTCGCAATGCTGAACTTCGTGCTGCTGACGATCTTTGCCGCCTTCATTTTCGGCGTGCCGCTGACTGGCAGCCTTCCGGCTTTCGCCGCCGCGGCCCTTCTCTATGTGATGGCCACGACGGCAATGGGGCTTTTTCTGTCGACCTTCATGAGGAGCCAGATCGCGGCAATCTTCGGAACCGCGCTGCTTACCATGATCCCCGCCACCCAATATTCGGGCATGATCGATCCGGTGTCGTCGCTTCAGGGTGCGGGCGCGTTGATCGGCCGAATCTATCCGACCACCTATTTCGTGACGATCTCGCGCGGCGTCTTTTCCAAGGCGCTCAGCTTTGCCGACCTGTCCGGCTCGTTCGTGCCGCTGCTCGTCGCCATTCCGGTGCTGCTCGGCCTCGGAGCGGCCTTCTTGAGAAAACAGGCCCGCTAA
- the dgoD gene encoding galactonate dehydratase — protein MRIVAITTRVVNADMRNWVFVRIETDQPGLYGWGEATLEWKTQAVVGAVNDLAPLLIGRDPRDIEQAVRILKKHSFWRLGVIGMSAVSGIELALWDIFGKWLGQPVWRLTGGKVRDRVKVYTHLGLGDMRAVYETLDAEPLVQRASEVVARGYRALKAVFIPYSHYHAPLVEVDKVGRLMETLRKTVGTEVEIMVDFHGRPASASTALAYIDALAPHRPMFVEEPLPPGETGALAQLAAKSRVPIATGERLVDRPEFDDLFRARAADIVQPDICHCGGLLEAKKIAAMAEAVSVGVAPHNPLGPIAGAAALHFAVSTPNHLIQEEMVGAVPWYFEVVKGPIRMVDGCWQVPDAPGLGVEVDEAVADRHPYKPEVMHTTNAVLADGTIVDW, from the coding sequence TTGAGAATCGTCGCGATCACCACGCGCGTCGTGAACGCGGATATGCGCAACTGGGTGTTCGTGCGCATCGAAACCGATCAGCCAGGCCTCTACGGCTGGGGCGAGGCGACGCTGGAATGGAAGACCCAGGCCGTCGTCGGCGCCGTCAACGACCTGGCGCCGCTTTTGATCGGCCGCGATCCGCGCGACATCGAGCAGGCCGTGCGCATCCTCAAGAAGCACTCGTTCTGGCGCCTGGGCGTCATCGGCATGTCGGCGGTTTCCGGCATCGAGCTGGCGCTGTGGGACATTTTCGGCAAATGGCTAGGTCAGCCAGTCTGGCGGCTCACCGGCGGCAAGGTGCGCGACCGGGTCAAGGTCTATACCCATCTCGGCCTCGGCGACATGCGCGCGGTCTATGAAACGCTCGATGCCGAGCCGCTGGTGCAGCGCGCCTCCGAGGTGGTGGCCAGGGGCTATCGCGCGCTGAAGGCCGTCTTCATTCCCTACAGCCACTATCACGCCCCACTTGTCGAGGTCGACAAAGTCGGCCGCCTCATGGAGACACTGCGCAAGACGGTTGGGACGGAAGTGGAAATCATGGTCGACTTCCACGGCCGTCCCGCTTCGGCCTCGACCGCCCTCGCCTATATCGACGCGCTTGCGCCGCACCGGCCGATGTTCGTCGAGGAGCCGCTGCCGCCGGGCGAGACCGGCGCGCTGGCGCAGCTCGCCGCCAAGTCGCGCGTGCCGATCGCCACCGGCGAGCGGCTGGTCGACCGTCCCGAATTCGACGATCTCTTTCGGGCAAGGGCGGCCGATATCGTGCAGCCGGACATCTGCCATTGCGGCGGCCTGCTCGAGGCGAAGAAGATCGCCGCGATGGCCGAGGCGGTCTCCGTCGGCGTTGCGCCGCACAATCCGCTTGGTCCGATCGCCGGGGCGGCGGCGCTGCACTTCGCCGTCTCCACACCCAACCACCTGATCCAGGAAGAGATGGTCGGCGCTGTGCCCTGGTATTTCGAGGTGGTGAAGGGGCCGATCCGCATGGTCGACGGCTGCTGGCAGGTGCCGGACGCGCCGGGGCTCGGCGTCGAGGTCGACGAGGCGGTCGCCGACCGGCATCCCTACAAGCCGGAAGTCATGCACACCACCAATGCCGTGCTCGCCGACGGCACCATCGTGGACTGGTGA
- a CDS encoding ABC transporter permease translates to MTDTATAGRERAPASLFGRIGAQNISLLIALVVLLAIFGALRPDVFFTPRNLINIGLAVTILGILAMAQTVVIVSGGLDISVGSIVGLSTMVLAVVAQETGSIPAGILAGLLAGLVAGAVNGLIIVYGPVNAVIATLGTMSAFRGLAYLMNNGNSIPITGDSLRALGIGTLFGLPFAIWLLIAAMAAFIVFTRETVVGRNIYALGGNPTVARLAGIPIRRYQISIYAMSGFAAAVAGLVLASRTMSGQPASGSQGLELEAITAAILGGCALQGGKGTIIGAMLGVLIIGVLNNGMILTSVPTFYQLLAKGALLILAVIVQERQRARSGE, encoded by the coding sequence GTGACCGATACCGCGACCGCCGGCCGCGAGCGCGCGCCGGCAAGTCTGTTCGGCCGCATCGGCGCGCAGAACATCAGCCTGCTGATCGCGCTGGTCGTGCTGCTGGCGATCTTCGGCGCGCTGAGGCCCGACGTCTTCTTCACGCCGCGCAACCTCATCAATATCGGGCTCGCGGTGACCATCCTCGGCATATTGGCGATGGCGCAGACCGTCGTCATCGTCTCCGGCGGGCTCGACATCTCGGTCGGTTCCATCGTCGGCCTGAGCACCATGGTGCTTGCCGTCGTCGCCCAGGAAACCGGATCGATCCCGGCCGGCATCCTTGCCGGGCTGCTTGCCGGATTGGTGGCGGGCGCCGTCAACGGCCTGATCATCGTCTACGGCCCGGTCAACGCGGTGATCGCGACGCTTGGAACCATGTCGGCATTCCGCGGCCTCGCCTATCTGATGAACAACGGCAACTCGATCCCGATCACCGGTGACAGCCTGCGCGCGTTGGGCATCGGCACGCTCTTCGGCCTGCCTTTCGCCATCTGGTTGCTGATCGCCGCGATGGCGGCCTTCATCGTCTTCACCCGCGAGACCGTCGTCGGACGCAACATCTATGCGCTCGGCGGCAACCCGACCGTGGCGCGGCTCGCCGGCATCCCGATCCGCCGCTATCAGATCTCGATCTATGCGATGAGCGGCTTCGCCGCGGCGGTGGCGGGCCTGGTGCTCGCCAGCCGCACCATGTCGGGGCAGCCGGCCTCCGGCAGCCAGGGGCTCGAGCTCGAGGCCATCACCGCCGCGATCCTCGGCGGCTGCGCGCTGCAGGGCGGCAAGGGCACTATCATCGGCGCCATGTTGGGGGTGCTGATCATCGGCGTCCTCAACAACGGCATGATCCTGACCAGCGTGCCGACCTTCTACCAACTGCTCGCCAAGGGCGCGCTGCTGATCCTGGCGGTCATCGTCCAGGAGCGCCAGCGGGCGCGGTCGGGAGAGTAG